The following proteins are encoded in a genomic region of Thermothielavioides terrestris NRRL 8126 chromosome 5, complete sequence:
- a CDS encoding ARP4-like protein gives MSQQPLSSSVQPTDTYGGDEVSALVLDPGYCYTRAGFAGEDSPKMVIPSFYHHSSGRDIFGDPILMPRAGLEVRNYMNRDSIVEDWDAATRVWEHLLVDRLQAPRPTPPSKNQLNVGDDGDVEMGDGGAAEEATDGLEKPLAENPLLVAEANWNPPKAREKAIEVCMETWGCPAFWLSRTSVLASFAAGKPTALVVDVGGANTSVTAVHDGIFLKRSVQRSPAAGVWLSNQIRSMWKSNEPKVDIVPFFMVESKKPVEAGAPADARLRTFDFPITDSFRAFEEERVLKEFKESVVEVWRGPGRFMAPGNEDYARSQPGRVFEMPDGANQMWREQRYRVAEGMWDETAAYPPVVGDEAPLSKAQTIPALIKASLDGVDVDLRPHLLANVVVTGSTSLLNGFNDRLNQELTAMYPGLRIKIHAAGLTSERKNGAWLGGSILASLGTFHQMWISRHEYDENGPGIVEKRCK, from the exons ATGTCACAACAACCACTCTCGTCGTCGGTACAGCCGACCGACACCTATGGCGGAG ATGAGGTCTCGGCCCTCGTGCTCGACCCCGGCTACTGCTACACGCGCGCGGGCTTCGCTGGCGAGGACTCGCCCAAGATGGTCATCCCTTCCTTCTACCACCACAGCAGTGGCCGCGACATTTTCGGCGACCCCATCCTCATGccccgcgccggcctcgaagTCCGCAACTACATGAACCGCGACAGCATCGTTGAGGACTGGGACGCCGCCACGCGCGTCTGGGAACACCTGCTGGTAGACCGCCTGCAAGCCCCGCGACCAACCCCGCCGAGCAAGAACCAGCTCAACgtgggcgacgacggcgacgtggAGATGGGGGATGGCGgtgccgccgaggaagcgaCCGACGGGCTCGAGAAGCCGCTCGCAGAGAACCCCCTGCTGGTGGCTGAGGCGAACTGGAACCCGCCGAAAGCCCGCGAGAAGGCGATCGAGGTGTGCATGGAGACGTGGGGCTGCCCCGCCTTCTGGCTCAGCCGGACCTCCGTGCTGGCCTcgttcgccgccggcaagcccACTGCGCTCGtggtcgacgtcggcggcgccaacaCGAGCGTGACCGCCGTCCACGACGGCATCTTCCTGAAGAGGTCGGTCCAGcggtcgcccgccgccggcgtctgGCTGAGCAACCAGATCCGCTCGATGTGGAAGAGCAACGAGCCCAAGGTCGACATCGTGCCTTTCTTCATGGTCGAGAGCAAGAAGcccgtcgaggccggcgcgcccgccgacgccaggCTGCGCACCTTCGATTTCCCCATCACCGACTCGTTCCGCGCCTTCGAAGAAGAGCGCGTCCTCAAGGAGTTCAAGGAGTCGGTCGTGGAGGTATGGCGCGGGCCGGGCCGCTTCATGGCCCCCGGCAACGAGGACTACGCGAGGAGTCAGCCGGGCCGCGTCTTCGAGATGCCCGACGGCGCCAACCAGATGTGGCGCGAGCAGCGGTACCGGGTGGCCGAGGGCATGTGGGACGAGACGGCGGCGTACCCGCCGGTTGTGGGCGACGAGGCGCCCTTGTCGAAGGCGCAGACCATTCCGGCGCTGATCAAGGCCTCCCtagacggcgtcgacgtcgacctgCGGCCGCATCTGCTGGCAAATGTGGTCGTCACGGGCAGCACGAGCTTGCTCAACGGGTTCAACGACCGCCTCAATCAGGAGCTTACCGCCATGTACCCGGGGCTTAGGATCAAGATACACGCGGCTGGGCTGACGAGCGAGAGGAAAAACGGCGCCTGGCTCGGCGGGAGCATCCTGGCCAGCTTGGGGACGTTCCACCAGATGTGGATCTCGAGACACGAGTATGACGAGAACGGGCCGGGGATCGTGGAGAAGCGCTGCAAGTAA